A single window of uncultured Methanospirillum sp. DNA harbors:
- a CDS encoding GNAT family N-acetyltransferase produces the protein MTTAPVTYQVVKGWNDDDIIALYRSAGWWRDYYDPSGIAPLIKGSFIFAVGIDSGTGRAVAMGRIISDRVGAGYIHDLCVLTEVRGMHIGAGILEFLVREAHAAGLSSLYLVAEPDTQSFYEKSGFISDNGLIFLIHNPDGQNDT, from the coding sequence ATGACTACAGCGCCAGTGACATATCAGGTTGTGAAGGGATGGAATGATGATGATATCATTGCTCTCTACCGATCTGCCGGATGGTGGAGGGACTATTATGATCCTTCAGGTATTGCCCCCCTGATCAAGGGAAGTTTCATCTTTGCAGTGGGGATCGATTCCGGGACAGGCAGGGCTGTCGCGATGGGGCGAATCATTTCAGACCGTGTCGGAGCCGGTTACATCCATGATCTCTGTGTTCTCACAGAAGTGAGAGGGATGCATATCGGAGCCGGGATTCTGGAATTTTTAGTACGAGAAGCACACGCTGCAGGGCTCTCTTCGCTCTACCTTGTTGCCGAGCCTGACACTCAGTCGTTCTATGAAAAATCAGGTTTTATCAGTGATAACGGCCTCATCTTCTTAATACATAATCCGGACGGTCAGAATGATACTTGA
- a CDS encoding NAD(P)/FAD-dependent oxidoreductase — protein sequence MSGNFSLGIIGGGPAGLFCALQAAGEGLNVVVFEKKRSCGNKLLISGSGQCNVTHDGDVRSFLTHYGENASFLKPALMNFSNQDLIRFFNDNQVPLEIEIGGKVFPVSRKASDILDLLVGECRTRGVEIRSQQPVVSVSIEDGRFLIQSGTDKVSADALVIATGGDTYPATGSTGDGFRFARDLGHQVAETGPALTGVYVRDYLFTDLSGISFADRPVSLFRNGKKIKTHTGDILFTHTGLSGPGILDFSRYIRPADTLRISFMPGTDARKVNEDLVSLIAAAGNRQVKTVLGAFDLPDRFIRKIMELAGVNLELTAAHLSKKDRTALVDLLTACPFVVARLGGPDEAMVTRGGVELSEVNPKTMESRIVPGLFFAGEVLDIDGDTGGYNLQAAFSTAVLAAKRVRVIASTKPES from the coding sequence ATGTCTGGGAATTTTTCGCTGGGTATCATCGGGGGTGGGCCTGCCGGGCTCTTCTGTGCATTGCAGGCAGCAGGTGAAGGCCTGAATGTTGTCGTGTTTGAGAAGAAGAGGTCCTGTGGCAATAAACTGCTGATCAGCGGGTCAGGTCAGTGCAATGTTACCCATGACGGTGATGTGAGATCGTTTCTGACTCATTACGGGGAGAACGCCTCATTTCTAAAACCTGCACTGATGAACTTCTCTAATCAGGATCTGATACGGTTTTTCAATGATAATCAGGTTCCTCTTGAGATCGAGATCGGGGGAAAAGTGTTCCCGGTCTCACGAAAGGCATCAGATATTCTTGATCTTCTTGTTGGTGAGTGTCGTACGCGTGGCGTTGAGATTCGGAGCCAGCAGCCGGTCGTTTCGGTGTCTATTGAAGATGGCAGATTTTTGATACAGAGTGGCACAGACAAGGTCAGTGCCGATGCGTTGGTGATAGCAACCGGTGGTGATACCTATCCTGCCACCGGTTCAACCGGTGACGGGTTCAGATTCGCCCGTGACCTTGGTCACCAGGTTGCAGAGACTGGTCCGGCCCTCACCGGTGTATACGTGCGAGACTATCTGTTCACGGATTTGTCAGGGATCTCATTTGCTGATCGGCCGGTCTCTCTCTTCAGGAACGGGAAGAAGATCAAAACGCACACCGGAGATATTCTCTTCACTCATACCGGACTTTCCGGGCCTGGAATTCTTGATTTTTCCAGGTATATCAGACCTGCTGATACTCTTCGTATCTCGTTTATGCCCGGGACTGATGCACGGAAAGTGAATGAGGATCTGGTCAGTCTGATTGCCGCTGCTGGCAATCGACAGGTAAAGACTGTGCTTGGGGCATTTGATCTCCCTGACCGGTTTATCAGAAAAATTATGGAACTTGCCGGTGTTAATCTGGAGCTCACCGCTGCCCATCTCTCCAAAAAAGACCGGACTGCACTGGTAGATCTTCTGACCGCCTGTCCTTTTGTTGTTGCGCGACTTGGAGGACCTGATGAAGCGATGGTTACCCGAGGTGGTGTTGAGTTGTCAGAGGTAAACCCGAAGACGATGGAGTCACGAATTGTTCCCGGTTTATTCTTTGCAGGTGAGGTTCTTGATATTGACGGGGATACGGGGGGATATAATCTTCAGGCTGCGTTCTCGACTGCAGTGCTGGCAGCGAAACGGGTGAGGGTTATAGCGAGTACTAAGCCGGAGTCGTGA
- a CDS encoding PAS domain S-box protein encodes MQEISIIRVLFVDDNEDLCRIFRLFLEASREFSVFTCLSAEEGLEYLKTHPVDAVISDYAMPYMDGIEFLKIIKQQYPDLPFIMLTGEDSKEIAIEALNAGADFYQNKGDELDIQTLDIAKKVRVLVSQREAVSAVRRKDAILEAISYAAEQFLKGTILHIDSRDILGRLGVATGADLVYLVNVRDCETEPTGCEVSVVWSRTENRQPGSPSHWPEHWHSTLTTSRSFSGGLSTMPAIDREFLQKEGIASLLILPIYANSQMCGYLVFEDHEQEQRRSSIEIQTLIMAAEIIGSARYRRHIEEFYKSPVEEANLGIFLFCDTVFRYVNPRICSIFGYRREELLKLKDPLVLIHPSDHELFIKSIAKAMEGVDQPHNFECTGIRKDGREIFLEIYLTTIKLLDSRCIAGNIIDITDRRIIQQSLQESEQRYRRLAEQLDDLILVIDPSWIITYVNPAGMTAFPGLGNGPLSDIRNVFTDQIYARFLELVEESIGDGSIRSWSMEIPLPDQESRWFDISITPLKIDDGQISSLVVYFHDVSFRVQREEEIRRAGLAQLELNMEQFQILNDEIRNPIQVIKGLNLLQGGEYSGKIEVQLGIINDLIDKLDRAWVQSEKVHKFLLRHYQHGMYIERDTDSGT; translated from the coding sequence GTGCAGGAAATATCCATCATTCGTGTTCTCTTCGTCGATGACAACGAGGATCTCTGCAGAATTTTCCGGTTATTTCTTGAAGCCAGCAGGGAATTTTCTGTGTTTACATGTCTTTCAGCTGAAGAAGGGCTTGAGTATCTAAAGACACATCCGGTCGATGCGGTCATCTCTGATTATGCAATGCCATATATGGATGGCATTGAGTTTTTAAAGATCATCAAGCAGCAGTATCCTGATCTGCCGTTCATCATGCTGACCGGTGAGGACAGCAAAGAGATAGCCATTGAGGCGTTAAATGCAGGTGCAGACTTTTACCAGAATAAGGGTGATGAACTCGATATCCAGACCCTTGATATCGCAAAGAAGGTACGGGTCCTGGTCAGCCAGCGGGAAGCAGTCAGTGCAGTCAGACGAAAGGATGCAATCCTTGAAGCCATCAGTTATGCAGCCGAACAGTTCTTGAAAGGAACGATCCTTCATATAGATTCCCGCGACATTCTCGGAAGGCTTGGTGTTGCGACCGGAGCAGACCTTGTCTACCTTGTCAATGTCAGGGATTGTGAGACCGAGCCAACAGGCTGCGAAGTCTCTGTGGTCTGGTCACGAACAGAGAACAGACAGCCGGGATCACCATCACACTGGCCTGAACACTGGCATTCGACTCTTACTACAAGCCGGTCATTTTCAGGTGGCCTCTCAACAATGCCCGCAATTGATAGAGAGTTCTTGCAGAAAGAAGGCATTGCTTCTCTCCTGATCCTTCCAATTTATGCTAACTCCCAGATGTGCGGGTATCTTGTCTTTGAAGATCATGAGCAGGAGCAGAGACGCTCTTCGATTGAGATTCAGACCCTTATCATGGCTGCGGAGATTATCGGTTCTGCCCGGTACAGGCGGCACATTGAAGAGTTTTACAAGAGTCCGGTGGAGGAGGCAAATCTTGGGATCTTTCTCTTCTGTGATACGGTGTTCAGGTATGTAAATCCCCGGATCTGTTCCATCTTCGGGTACCGGCGTGAAGAGTTGCTTAAACTCAAAGATCCCCTGGTGCTTATTCACCCGTCTGATCATGAGTTGTTTATTAAGAGTATCGCCAAGGCGATGGAGGGGGTAGATCAGCCACACAATTTTGAATGTACCGGAATCAGGAAGGACGGTCGTGAAATATTTCTTGAGATATACCTGACCACCATCAAACTTCTGGACTCCCGGTGTATTGCAGGCAATATCATCGATATTACTGACCGGAGGATCATTCAGCAGTCTCTTCAGGAGAGTGAGCAGCGGTACCGCAGGCTTGCCGAGCAGCTTGATGATCTGATCCTTGTCATCGATCCCTCCTGGATTATAACATATGTCAATCCTGCTGGAATGACGGCTTTTCCCGGGCTTGGTAACGGTCCCCTTTCTGATATCAGGAATGTATTTACCGACCAGATCTATGCCCGTTTTCTGGAACTGGTTGAAGAGTCAATCGGTGACGGGAGTATACGGTCCTGGAGTATGGAGATCCCCCTGCCAGACCAGGAGAGCAGGTGGTTTGACATCTCAATCACTCCCCTTAAGATCGATGACGGGCAGATATCATCACTCGTTGTTTACTTTCATGATGTCTCGTTCAGAGTCCAGCGGGAAGAAGAGATCCGTCGTGCAGGTCTCGCCCAGCTTGAACTGAACATGGAGCAGTTCCAGATCCTCAACGATGAGATTCGCAACCCGATACAGGTGATTAAAGGGCTTAATCTCCTGCAGGGCGGTGAGTATTCAGGCAAGATTGAGGTGCAACTGGGTATTATCAACGATCTCATCGATAAACTGGATCGTGCCTGGGTGCAGTCTGAGAAGGTACACAAGTTCCTGCTCCGGCATTATCAGCATGGGATGTATATCGAGCGGGATACCGATTCCGGAACGTAA
- a CDS encoding PhoU domain-containing protein, whose translation MEIRRVQMTGGSSYVITLPKNWVESLHIKKNDPLGVLIQPDGTLMVTKNINGDQIQRIKEITVDQQTEPDFFLRLLIGTYIAGYSTIRITTKDRIPGQIRVKLREFSSMVIGPECVEETDQSILLKDLLNPLEMPFENSLKRMFVIVKGMHHDAIEAMLKDDPDLADDVMDRDNDVDRLFWLIARQTNMIMQNIHLSRKMNTTIVRMLPHFQVGRIMERVGDHGVRIAHNTRKLSSSDVGPEISAHIQKASDAAIQVFEKSVEAFFTHDLKKANRMIESIHHLEENYTLINSEILSLPTTVAVPIRNITDSIRRTGEYSADIAENVINYEMMIEDT comes from the coding sequence ATGGAAATCCGACGTGTGCAGATGACGGGAGGCTCCTCCTACGTCATCACCCTTCCTAAGAACTGGGTAGAATCGCTGCATATCAAGAAGAATGATCCCCTTGGCGTTCTGATTCAGCCGGACGGAACCCTGATGGTCACCAAGAATATAAATGGTGACCAGATCCAGCGTATCAAGGAGATTACCGTTGATCAGCAGACCGAACCAGATTTTTTTCTTCGCCTGCTCATCGGAACATACATCGCTGGTTACAGCACCATCAGGATAACAACCAAGGACAGAATTCCCGGGCAGATCCGGGTTAAACTCCGTGAGTTCTCAAGCATGGTGATAGGACCTGAGTGTGTCGAAGAGACCGATCAGTCCATCCTTCTCAAGGATCTCCTCAATCCCCTTGAGATGCCATTTGAAAACTCATTAAAGAGGATGTTCGTTATAGTGAAAGGGATGCATCACGATGCCATCGAGGCGATGCTGAAGGATGATCCCGATCTTGCAGATGATGTGATGGACAGGGACAACGATGTTGACCGGCTCTTCTGGCTGATTGCACGTCAGACCAACATGATTATGCAGAATATTCATCTCTCCCGCAAGATGAACACCACCATCGTTCGGATGCTGCCCCATTTCCAGGTAGGGCGGATCATGGAGCGGGTGGGAGATCACGGGGTTCGTATCGCCCACAATACCAGAAAATTATCATCAAGCGACGTTGGCCCTGAAATTTCAGCACATATACAAAAAGCATCAGATGCAGCGATCCAGGTTTTTGAGAAGAGTGTTGAGGCATTCTTCACCCATGATCTCAAAAAAGCCAACCGGATGATCGAATCCATTCATCATCTCGAAGAAAATTATACACTCATCAATTCAGAGATCCTCTCCCTCCCCACTACTGTCGCTGTTCCGATCCGCAACATAACTGATAGTATCCGCAGAACCGGGGAATACTCAGCAGATATCGCTGAGAATGTCATCAACTATGAGATGATGATAGAAGACACCTGA
- a CDS encoding phosphatidylglycerol lysyltransferase domain-containing protein: MILDDDDFHPLTLEDKKIFDDIYSRYPIEHSENTFGTCYCWRHYGHYEIAVVEGCLIIRGSTDSYTSLRCPIGPKNPDVLNAVIDLALSSGQQAPFLVLEPWQYQWVQEVRPDLRLKEDRDFFDYVYETSDLTNLEGKQYLMIRKQLNKFRKKCPSTVEPITEENFDEVKEFLKRWCQWKECDKYTILKHEKEALWESLEVFDQLGYEGIAVKPHGEIGGIAIFEELNPKTAVVHYEKGMPECEGIYKEINYQTAAMLKDRYQFINRESDMGLPGLKEAKERYHPHHMAELHYLDVSS, encoded by the coding sequence ATGATACTTGACGATGATGACTTCCACCCACTCACGCTTGAAGACAAGAAGATCTTCGATGATATCTACTCACGGTATCCGATTGAACACTCAGAGAATACCTTTGGAACGTGTTACTGCTGGAGGCACTATGGTCATTACGAGATAGCAGTTGTGGAAGGATGCCTGATAATCAGAGGTAGCACTGACTCATACACATCTCTCCGTTGTCCCATCGGACCGAAAAACCCGGATGTCCTGAATGCGGTCATCGACCTCGCGCTCTCTTCAGGTCAGCAGGCACCATTTCTCGTACTTGAGCCATGGCAGTACCAGTGGGTTCAGGAGGTCAGGCCTGATCTGCGGTTAAAGGAAGACCGGGACTTCTTCGATTATGTCTATGAGACATCAGATCTTACAAACCTTGAGGGAAAGCAGTACCTGATGATCAGAAAACAACTCAATAAGTTCAGGAAGAAGTGTCCGTCAACAGTGGAACCGATCACGGAAGAGAACTTTGATGAGGTGAAAGAGTTCTTAAAGCGCTGGTGCCAGTGGAAAGAGTGTGATAAGTACACAATTCTGAAGCATGAGAAAGAGGCGCTCTGGGAGTCACTTGAGGTGTTTGATCAGCTCGGGTATGAAGGAATTGCAGTAAAACCCCATGGTGAGATCGGTGGGATTGCCATATTTGAAGAGCTCAATCCCAAAACCGCGGTCGTACACTATGAGAAGGGGATGCCTGAGTGTGAGGGAATCTACAAGGAGATAAACTACCAGACCGCAGCCATGCTCAAAGATCGGTACCAGTTTATCAACCGGGAGAGTGACATGGGCCTTCCCGGACTCAAAGAAGCAAAAGAGCGGTATCATCCCCATCACATGGCAGAACTTCATTACCTTGATGTCAGTTCGTAA